The Dioscorea cayenensis subsp. rotundata cultivar TDr96_F1 unplaced genomic scaffold, TDr96_F1_v2_PseudoChromosome.rev07_lg8_w22 25.fasta BLBR01001513.1, whole genome shotgun sequence genomic interval ccacatgaaggcctcaaaaaatcttctagaggtGTAATTGAGGCCGCATTAGCGAGAGCATTATCAAAAAGAAatcgaaaaaaatttttaaacattaaaccaaattcttcgataactccacgcataagtctataaatattatcggcATTATGAGACTCGTTGAACACCCTAAAAGCGAGAACACGCTTTTGGATGTTCCACTTGTCATCAACCCAATGTGccgtaatacccataaaagaattttcatgaaaaacatcggTCCCAAACAACTGAACATAAAAGAAACCGAAGAGTTGAAAGTGcgaaaatactcacaaagttgttctctaccaaacttgtattgttttgaatattgttctttgaattgtccTTCGTGAAACCTTCTTGCATGCCGGTTGTAGCGtgtcattgatgcattcttgaaCTTGACACCGCTCAAATGAGTCAACGGCAAGCGCTGACGGAAATTGTCTCCGCAATTTTATCCCTCAGTATTTTGCTTGCGAAAAATGTAAAATAGAGATGATCGAGAACCTCGCATCTTCATCCACAGCGAACCGAATTTGGGGATCGTGATCGGGCATGTCCAAGCTTGTCCGGTGCTTTCTTCTCCAAGTGTCTGCTGAATGTGCCATACCCTCCACccttacaatgtttaaattGAACCACAATAGttacatttaccatgtgttaTAATGCtatcattattatacaatttttgtaaaaatgagtttaaaaatgttagatttgagGGTAATTTCGTGGAGTTGAGTTGCTTGTCCGGGTTTGTGAGGGTACATCAACCGTGCCGATTGTTCTATTGGGCTCTCAAAAATCTTGAAATGGATTGCTTTCGAGTAGGTGGTGTGGGAGTGGAAGCCGATCCAACAACGCTTTTTTCCTCGAGAGGATCCACCCCGTGAAGCCATGTTTTAATATCTAGgaatacaacaactaatttcattcaagtttacAACAAATAATATCTAACAAGTATTtaccacaagtctaaaactaataattgaattaaatatctaacaatattacacataatttcattcaagtcaacaaaaataatttttatgcaaatattaaaaatgcatacacaagtctaaaaactaataatgaaattaaatatctaagaatactacaaataatttcattcaagtctacaaaaataatttcatgcaaatatttttaaaaataagtatactgaaaaattacacataataatttcatgcaaatcaataaaaaatacattcatgcaaatccaagtctacaaaaactagaaatattaatttcatgtactttttaaaactcccacaagcttaaaaaaataatttcatacaaatacataaaaatacattcatgcataaaaaccacaactctaaactagtaataaaaattaatatcataaatgcaatcattcaattctacaaaaaaataattccatgcaaatattaaaaaaaccaagtctacaaaaactagaaatattaatttcatgtactttttttaaaactcccacaagttaaaaaaataattttacatacaagtccataaaaaaatacattcatgcatttttttaaaaaaaccaaaactctaaactaataatataaaattaatatcataaaaaaaaaaaaatcattcacaaaaataatttcatgcaaatattaaagaaaaccaagtctactttTTAAAACTACCACAaggtaaaaataatttcatacaaatccataaaaaatacattcatgcatttttttaaaaaaaaaccacaactctaaactaataataaaaattaatatcataaatgcaaagaacattcattcacaaaaataatttcatgcaaatattaaaagaaaaccaagtctactttttaaaactcccacgagttaaaaaaataatttcatcatagttcataaaaatacattcatgcattttttaaaaaccacaactctaaactaataataaaaaaattaatatcataaatgcatcattcaattctacaaaaataatttcatgcaaatattaaagaaaaccaagtctacaaaaactagaaatattaatttcatgtactttttaaaactcccacaagttaaaaataatttcatacaagtccataaaaaatacattcatgcattttttttaaaaaaaccacaactctaaactaataataaaaattaatatcataaatgcaaagaacaaaaaaaattcattcacaaaaataatttcatgcaaatattaaagaaaaccaagtctactttttaaaactcccacaagttaaaaataatttcatacaagtccataaaaaatacattcatgcattttttaaaaaaaccacaactctaaactaataataaaaattaatatcataaatgcaaaaaatcattcaattctacaaaaataatttcatgcaaatattaaagaaaaccaagcctacaaaaactagaaatattaatttcatgtacttttttaaaaaaaacacatatccattctaataataaaaataaatatgaagaatataactaataattttgttcaagtctacaaaaatcattcatacaattatttaaaaaaacaactctatagaaactacaaataataatttcatgcatttcttatatgtccacaagtctaaaataataattaaaataaatatcaacaatttcaacaaatacttttattcatgtctacaataataatttcgtccaaatatttataaaaaaaatcaaccaaaggtcaaaaactacaaataataatttcatgcatttttaatatgtccacaagtctaaactaataattaaaataaacatataaagaatacaactaatacttgcatgattaaaTTAAGACAAGTCTAGGaaactataactaaacataaaaataaataaatcatcaccaaCCTTGTTAATTGAGAACTTCcgaaatcttaaaaaaataagagaaaaaaaccaaaagttgAACCACTCCAAGTATCCAAGATTCCAACTCGTAATATTAAGCCTTGATAATTAAACTcaagaatccaaataataagccttgagagagtgagattatgagagaatgaaagtaggagattaagagagcatgagagtagagggttgggaaaagagtaataattggtaaaaagtaaataatagtggggtgggggtatatatagaaatttataagaatttaaaaaaaaaattaaatttctgaaaatttgaaattaaaaaaaataaataaataaatagccaaCGGCTATGAATTCTTTTTGAATTCATAGCCGTTGAAGCTCAACAAAGCTCAGCAGGCCCAACCCGCCGAGTTGACTCGGCGGGTTAGAACCGAGTTGCAACCCGCGGGTTGCAACCCGGTTTTAGTTAGGGCGGGCCCGCGGTTTGGCCCGGCGGTTGGACCGGCGGGCAACCCGCCGGGCTACGGGAGTTGAAGAAGCCCAACCCAGTAGCGGCCCGTCTACGATGCACGGGCGTTTGCAGGGGTCGATGAACCGCGGGCGGTTCCAGGGCCGAGCTGTCGGACGGCCCATGCCCACCTCTAcacttaacccaacttaacaaaattacctaattacccttaacatcatccaacctaAGCCATTTGAGAAAATTTCCCAAACTTCTCATCCACTCAGTCGCCATCTTTTGAGGTTCCCTTCTCAAGCCAAGCCATCTTACTCGCCGGCTCTTTCAAATCGGCATCAGAGACGTCTACGCCTACTAGATCATCTCAACGCCGGCTACGCCTGACGCCGTGGCATCTGCACATGTGCCGTTACCTTCACCATTAGAAGTCTCAACGTGATCAACGTCATCGTCCGAGCTTACTCGGTAAACCTCccaattttaaagaattttatggaaaacttgtttgttcaaaaaaaatttgatgtcctTTAGAGAACTTGATGGTAAAAAACTTGATATTAGATGGAcgttcaaaaaaaattattggacttctttcttataaatttcatatgtgattatattttgagtatGTGTATGAAAtcatttgttatatattattacatgtcataatttttacttatttttaggTTGTatttgtaaagagcatgtgataatgtaaactttttttaggattttttgtaaaaaaaccttaaaatttgaatttactcaaaaaaattcatgatttttttaataatttttaaaaaaataattaaaagcatatgtaaaaaaaattacaatggttatctataatttaaataatttaaattctataaaatataataaaaaatttgatgggtatattaacaaactcATAATAGTCATTTGTTGAATAAAATAAGTATAATGCCtaccaaataagaaaaaaaaattagagaggtatataagcaaacccattttggtaatttacacTTATTCCATCCATTTATTTAACATCATTAAAAGTCAACTTAACTATAGAggcatataagtaaatataattgatttatagggctatacaaacaaatatcatttttataaaaatacttaagtaaattcataattttacagaggtatgcaagtaaaaatctctttttattaaataagataaaataaccGGTGCTGTGAAAGGTTTTCTTATAAGTGTTCAAAAAGCTACTCGTTTAGGAGAGAAAACCGAAGCTTATATTTTAGTAGGCCAATGTTATCTTTAActtagatttaaaattaaaaaaatatatatatcattaaataataaacaaattcaaacagAATGATGGCCTTTATGGAATTTTGTGCTTTTGCTTTAATAAAAAGTACTCCCAAATCCGAGTGTGTCTTTGAATCATCCAAGAATTCAGATCTCAAAGAGTGTCTGTGATTTGCAAACAATCCATTAAACTTTGACTACACCTCAAACATGCAAgcattactatatatatatatatatatatatatatatatgagcaaaCCATGTTATCCAATCTCAATCTCTAAATGATAATTGAAATGAATATCAACTCTTTTTTAATAGAGATGGTGATAAGCGTGGTAATCAAATGAATAtcataaatagttttattttaataacacaTGTAGATGAACCACttcaacatataatttttattactgaAACCCCAACCATGCATTAGACAAAAATCGAACCTTCAACCTCTCCAaagttgactttttttttatgtaatttttttagtttaaaaaaactaaaatttattcaaaattttgttgaataaaatagataaatcaaaaattaaaaatttaattctaaagtaatataaaaactattagacataatcaaaatattactCTCTCCGATCTAAATTATCTGTCACATTTAATCTTtatagaaaacattaaaaatgttattaaaactATCAAAATTTAGAAAGTAGTATGATGGGATGATTTTAACTTTATATTGGATTATTTGCTACCATTGATACACACTCACTCTTTAAATAAACTaccttaaataaaataagtaaaataagaaaaataagatatttatataattttcaaaaataacaactaatttttataaataaaagcaaaatcTCGGCAAATAATTTACAGTGAATggagtataaaattataaagaaaacatcaaacatgaagcataactcatatttttaaattaaattaatttaattttttttagtgattcTAGAAGCCAAATCCTATAGTACTTTACtaactaaattaatttttatatttttttaaataattaaactaatttCTTCATCTATATTTTATTGTCTAATAACTCAAAATATCCAATGAAcaataaacttttattttttattattataaaataataaaaaaagtggaactttttctttttttagtatatTTCACTGTGGAAGCAACAACCACCTCCATTATACTTCTCACAAGAGAGAGTCTCACtctcagagagagagagagagagagagagagaaatgtggTGGTTTAGCAGGAAGGGTCCTTCAGGGTTCTCCTACTCTTCCACTGCGGAAGAGGTCACAGAGGGCATCGATGGCAGCGGCCTCACTGCCATCGTCACtggtattttgttttttgttttttgtttttgtttttctttgtcaaTTTGGGGTTTGATCCAGTTATTGAGttattttgtagttgtttttcttatttggtttattgattaatgtgaaaGTTTGTATCTTGGATTGTTTTGGAATAGGTTTTTGCTGAAAATCTATGGATTGTGAATTGTTTGCTGTTTATATGGCTTGTTATGCTGTGAATTTGAGTGATTATAGCAACCATGGAGATGGAATTTTAGTtgattatgttattttgtttgttgtgaATTCCATGGAGTCATACCCAGACCAACTCCATTATGATGTATGGAAACCATGCTAATATCCCTatagaaattaattatattggTTATTCTTGTGTTTCCAATCTatattgttgtatttatttgttatttggggttgttttacttgaataacctctcaaaaTATAAAGGTCATTGTTAGCAATAGTTTTCTTGTCTTTGAGTTTCAAATTGGAAGAGTTATTAAAAGAATTCTCTTTCAGAATTATTTTATACCTATGTAgactttatttatcattttctatcCAAAGATTTGAACATTATGCTCTGTGGACGAATAACTTGGGGTTTTTTTGGATACTTAAAAAGATAACATGTCTGtctaattcttttatttgttttattttgtctaaaaTTAATTGGAATGGATTCTACTGTAACTCTTTCCTTATTGCGTGCTTCTATTGGATTTAACACCTGCTGGGCTTGTCAACTTTTTGAGAAGACAATGAATAAACGGCAGCACATGTGGGATATATATGTAGTGTAGAACAGTTAAACAAAAATTGGCCTTTTTACTCAAATTCATAAAGCTGGGTGATCCATGTTCAATAAATTGGCATTTCTTTTTTGTATgcctatttttgtttatttttttctaatgctTTTGTGTTTCATTAATTTGGTCTGTTCTCATCCTTATGCAGGAGCGTCGAGTGGTATTGGTGTTGAAACTTCACGGGTACTTGCATTGCGTGGTGTCCATGTGATTATGGGTGTCAGGAATATGTCTGCTGGTAATGCTGTTAAAGAAGCTATATTGAGCAAAATCCCTACCGCCAAAGTGGATGTCATGGAGTTGGACCTCAGCTCAAATGCATCGGTCAGAAAGTTTGCAGCAGATTTCAATTCAGCAGGCCTgccattgaatattctcatgtaAGGACATTTGCAAATCAAATAAGTTTAGCCTACCAGCTGAATGTTGTGGATTTGCATCAATTtatatctctaaaaaaaaaatattaaatctagCATATTCATTATACAGTTTGATGATAAGTTCTATATGTTTATTTGTAGAAACAATGCGGGAATCGGTTTTGTTCCATTCGAGCTTTCTCAAGATGGCATAGAGCTGATTTTTGCCACAAACCATATTGGTACGAATTATATATCTGATGCTTAATGTTGTATTTTGAGGATTTGAATTTAGGGCATATCAATTTTCCTACTCCTATTTTCAAATATGCTTTGCCATTGAAGACACAAATAACAGTCAGCTATCCCAATTATTAATCAGTGTAATTGtgctatttctttttatcaattCCTCTTCTTCCCAATGACTTACTCATTTTATAACAGATTTGTGTatagatttaaataatttttcaaaaagacTCTTACATATCTAATAGCTTTTATTAACTGGAGGAGTGTTGTAGAATTTGTAAATTACATCTGACCTAATGATTTTTGTAGATGTATGCTCTCTGTCAACTGTCTTTCATAACAATTTCTGAAACCTTACTTTGTAGGCcatttttattagtttgataTTTGTAAAGAAACATATTATGCTAATCCATTCCACCTTTTTGCAGGTCCTTTTCTTTTAACAGAGCTTTTGTTGGACAAAATGAAAGCCACAGCCcacaaaagtaacatagaaGGAAGAATTATAAATGTTGCTTCTGATTCATACAAGTACACATATCGAGGAGGAATTCGTTTTgacaaaattaatgataaatcagggtataataataatatggcCATGTATTCTTCAATCTTCATTAATCTGTTCATTGTTAAGCatttaaatgatttaaataGTCTTCAATGATTTCATTATGCTTTCTGGTAGGTACAATTCTTTCTATAGTTATGGTCAATCAAAGCTTGCAAACATATTGCATGCAAACCAGCTCTCTAGCATTTTGAAGGTATTAATTTTCCTTCGATATTTTTCTGATACATTTACACACAACGTGCATGGTTGGCTAAGATATTTTATTCGTTATCCCATCTTAACATTATTGAAATCAATTCATGAGTTGTTCCAAATGCATATGACCTATGCTTAGTCAAACGTGTTGCTATGCTTACTTTTCATGTCTCCATTTTACTCTGATCATGATATTCTCGGCAACGGATTCCATTTTTCTCATTTACAGGAGCAAggtgcaaatgtgactgtcaaCTCACTTCACCCAGGACCAATTGTAACTAATATTCATCGGCATTCTCCTATATTGAATGGTgaatgctttttatttttataaaatcgtACTGTTTTATTTTGGCATGACATATTTAGTGAGGCAcacacaaataaacaagaaatttaTATTAAGCAACCAAAGGGAAGAAATTTCTAACTGTATCCATTGTATAGTTCATACTTAGACAAGCCGACACCATTTGGTAAGCAATATATCCTATTTAGACTCACCCGACTTACTACTTAGCATCTTTAATTTCTTTACTGGAGTTTAGCAACAATACTTTGTATTGTGTCACCAAAAAATTGTGATTAATTCTCATTCTCTTTTTCTAGGTATTGTCACTACACTTGGCAAGTATGTGTTGAAAAATGTTCAGCAGGTAAGATTGCTGTCCCTATTTAAGCTATTGATGTTTCAAAAATCATGTGAATTTTCTCAATGTTGGTAAGTGtatattgtttaaattgtttGAATGAATATCAAGTGAAGTAGATACATAAATTTCTTGGTAGTTTGAGTATTGCACGGTTATTGATGTGCCTATTACTCTTCACAACCGAAAATTTCTCCAAATCATATCTTACATTCATCATCAATCCCATTTTGCTCTTGTTTCAACTTCTAGTTTACAAGTGAATGTCAGCCATCACTGTTTAAAATTGACAGTAAAGCTGTTTTTTTACAGTTCAGTATAACTTATCTCATGAAGCAAAGTTTTGCATTGTTAATCCCTGCTCTTGATAATCAATGCTCTTACGAACgacaaaaatctttaaaaaccATTGTCAATAGACAATATCCTGCTCTTAGGGTGCTTCTTTATGGCAGCTGTGATTTTTAAACTGTAGGGAGCTGCGACGACATGTTATGCCGCACTGCATCCTCAAGTTCAGGGAGTCACTGGGAAATATTTTGTGGACTCAAATGTTGCTGAACTAAAATCTCATGCCGCAGATCCAGAAATGGGGAAGAAGCTTTGGGAACTCTccttgaatatgatttgattgaCTTGATTGACTTGATTGTGGAGGTTCCTGCATAATTGCAAGCATTACCAACTTTATAAAGAATTTTATGGTCAGTCTGTGCAGTGGTTTGTGTTGTGAGGTTTACATGAAAGAATGAATACT includes:
- the LOC120256575 gene encoding short-chain dehydrogenase TIC 32, chloroplastic-like, with amino-acid sequence MWWFSRKGPSGFSYSSTAEEVTEGIDGSGLTAIVTGASSGIGVETSRVLALRGVHVIMGVRNMSAGNAVKEAILSKIPTAKVDVMELDLSSNASVRKFAADFNSAGLPLNILINNAGIGFVPFELSQDGIELIFATNHIGPFLLTELLLDKMKATAHKSNIEGRIINVASDSYKYTYRGGIRFDKINDKSGYNSFYSYGQSKLANILHANQLSSILKEQGANVTVNSLHPGPIVTNIHRHSPILNGIVTTLGKYVLKNVQQGAATTCYAALHPQVQGVTGKYFVDSNVAELKSHAADPEMGKKLWELSLNMI